One part of the Vicia villosa cultivar HV-30 ecotype Madison, WI linkage group LG6, Vvil1.0, whole genome shotgun sequence genome encodes these proteins:
- the LOC131612170 gene encoding provicilin-like has protein sequence MASTTIKLLMLLEIAFLASVCVCSTSDQENPFIIKSNKFQTLYENENGYIRLLQRFDKRSKIFENLQSYRLLEYKSKPRTLLLPQFSNADSVLVVLSGKAIITVLNRNDRNSFNLERGDTIKLPAGTITYLANRDDNEDLRVLNLDIPVNRLSQLQSFLLSGTQNQPSFLSEFSKNILEAAFNTDYEEIERVLLEEQEQEPQHRRSLRDRRQEIREEDVIVKISREQIEELGRNAKSSSQKSVSSESEPFNLRSRNPIYSNKYGKFFEITPEKNPQLQDLDIFVKSVDIKEGSLLLPNYNSRAIVIVTVNEGKGDFELVGQRNENQKEKREEGDEEERQEEEEISKQVQRYKARFSPGDVFVIPSGHPVAINASSNLNLIGFGINAENNERYFLAGEEDNVISQIQRPVKELAFPGSSREVDRLLKNQKQSYFANAQPLQRE, from the exons ATGGCTTCTACTACGATCAAACTCTTAATGCTGTTGGAAATTGCTTTCCTAGCATCGGTTTGTGTCTGTTCTACATCCGATCAAGAGAATCCTTTTATCATTAAGTCTAATAAGTTTCAAACTCTTTATGAGAACGAGAATGGTTACATTCGTCTCCTCCAAAGATTTGATAAACGttctaaaatatttgaaaatcttcaaagctATCGTCTTTTGGAATATAAGTCCAAACCTCGTACTCTTTTACTTCCACAGTTCAGTAATGCTGACTCCGTCCTTGTAGTCCTTAGTG GAAAAGCCATCATCACAGTGTTGAATCGCAATGATCGAAACTCTTTCAATCTTGAACGTGGCGATACCATCAAACTCCCTGCTGGCACCATTACTTATTTGGCTAATCGAGATGATAATGAGGATCTTAGAGTATTAAATCTCGACATCCCAGTAAATAGACTCAGTCAATTGCAG TCTTTCTTATTATCTGGAACTCAAAACCAACCGTCATTTCTATCCGAGTTCAGCAAGAACATTCTAGAGGCTGCTTTCAAT ACGGATTACGAGGAGATAGAAAGGGTTCTTTTAGAAGAGCAGGAACAAGAGCCACAACACCGAAGGAGCCTTAGGGACAGGAGACAAGAGATCCGCGAAGAAGATGTAATAGTAAAAATATCAAGGGAACAAATTGAGGAACTTGGCAGAAATGCAAAGTCTAGCTCCCAAAAAAGTGTATCATCGGAATCTGAACCATTCAACTTGAGAAGTCGCAATCCTATCTATTCCAACAAGTATGGCAAATTCTTTGAGATCACCCCAGAAAAAAATCCACAACTTCAAGACTTGGACATATTTGTCAAGTCTGTGGATATTAAGGAG GGATCTTTATTGTTGCCAAACTACAATTCAAGAGCCATTGTGATAGTAACGGTTAATGAAGGAAAAGGAGATTTTGAACTCGTGGGTCAAAGAAATGAGAAccaaaaagagaagagagaagaaggTGATGAGGAAGAAAGGCAAGAAGAAGAGGAGATAAGTAAACAAGTGCAAAGGTACAAAGCTAGGTTTTCTCCAGGTGATGTTTTTGTAATTCCATCGGGTCACCCAGTTGCCATAAATGCCTCCTCGAATCTCAACCTAATTGGATTTGGAATCAATGCCGAGAACAACGAAAGATACTTCCTTGCAG gtgaggAGGACAATGTCATAAGCCAAATACAGAGGCCAGTGAAAGAGCTTGCATTTCCTGGATCTTCTAGGGAGGTTGACAGACTCCTAAAGAATCAAAAGCAATCTTACTTTGCAAATGCTCAACCTCTACAAAGAGAGTAA